Within Mycobacterium heckeshornense, the genomic segment CGAAGGCATCCTCTCGTCCGCGCCGCTGCCACCGACCATGCTGCCATCGGCGGTGCGGCCGACTGCGAAGCCGCCGCCGGTGTCGGCGGCCCGGCCTATAGTGACGCCGCGATGGCGCTTCATCTGCACCGTGCCGAACGCACCGACCTGCTCGCCGACGGGCTGGCCAGGCTGTTGTCCGATCCGCTGCCCGACCCGTTCGCCGAGGAGCTGGTGCTGGTGTCGGCGCGGGGCGTGGAACGCTGGCTGAGCCAGCGGCTTTCGCACGTGCTGGGCCGGGGCCGCGGCGCCGACGGGGTGTGCGCCGGCGTGGCGTTTCGCAGTCCGAACTCGCTGATCGCCGAGATCACCGGCACCCTCGACGACGACCCCTGGTCGCCGGAGGCGATGACCTGGCCGTTGCTGGAGGTCATCGACTGTTCGCTGGACCAGCCCTGGTGTGCGCCGCTGGCAAAACACTTGGGCCACTTCGACCCCGAGCCCGACGAGGCGGAGCTGCGACGCGGCCGCCGGTATTCGGTGGCGCGGCGGCTGGCCGGGCTGTTCGCGTCGTATGCCCGGCAGCGGCCGCAGCTGCTGATCGACTGGCTGGCCGGCATCACGGGCGGCATCGACGCCGACCTGGCCTGGCAGCCGCCGCTGTGGCGGGCGCTGGTAGAGCGCGCCGACGCCGATCCCCCACATGTCCGGCATGACAAGACCGTGGCCCGGCTGCGGGAGGGACCGGCGGATCTGCCGCCACGGCTGTCGCTGTTCGGGCATACCCGGCTGGCCGGCACCGAGGTCGAGCTGCTCGACGCGCTGGCCACCCACCACGACCTGCACCTGTGGCTGCCGCATCCCAGCAACGACCTCTGGCGGGCGCTGGACAGCGTTCACGGCACGGTGCCGCGCGCCGAGGACACCAGCCGCCGTTGCGCCAAGCACCCCCTTCTGGAAACGCTGGGCCGCGACCTGCGCGAGCTACAGCGGGCACTGCCCGCCGACACTGCATCCGACGAATTCCTCGGGGGCACAGACAAACCCGAGACGCTGCTGGGCTGGCTGCAGTCCGATATCGCCGCCAATGCGGTCCGGCCCGAGGGCCGCACCCTCGCCGCAGACGATCGTTCGGTGCAAGTGCACGCCTGCCACGGCCCGGCGCGGCAGATCGACGTGCTGCGCGAGGTACTGCTCGGGATGCTGGACGACGACCCGACGCTGGAGCCGCGCGACATCGTGGTGATGTGCCCGGACATCGAGACCTATGCGCCGCTGATCGTCGCCGGTTTCGGGCTCGGCGAGACCGCCGCGGACAGCCATCCCGCGCACCGGCTGCGCGTCAAGCTGGCCGACCGGGCGCTCACCCAGACCAACCCGCTGCTGGCAGTGGCCGCCGAGCTGCTCACGATCGCCGGGACCCGCGCCACCGCCAGCCAGGTGCTCGACCTCGCGCAATCCCCGCCGGTGCGGGCCCGGTTCGGGTTCAGCGACGACGACCTCGACGTGATCACCGATTGGGTGCGCAACGCCAATATCCGCTGGGGTTTCGACCAGCAACACCGTCAGCCCTACGGGCTGGACCACATCGTGCACAACACCTGGCGGTTCGGACTGGACCGCATCTTGACCGGGGTCGCGATGTCGGACGATTCGCGGGCCTGGCTGGGCACCGCGCTGCCACTCGACGACGTCGGCAGCGACCGGGTGGAGCTGGCGGGGCGGCTGGCCGAATTTGTCAACCGACTGCATGATGTCGTCGAAAAGCTCAGCGGTGCAAAGCCGTTGACGCAGTGGCTGGAAGCGCTGAGCGAAGGTGTCGGCAAGCTGACCGAGTCGCAAGACGCTTGGCAGCAAGCACAGCTGCAACGCGAATTCGCAACGGTATTGGCGCAGGCGGGATCTCGGGCATCCATGCTGCTGCGGCTGCCCGACGTGCGCTCGCTGCTGGCCACCGAGTTGGCGGGGCGACCGACGCGGGCTAACTTTCGCACCGGCATGCTGACGGTGTGCACGATGGTGCCGATGCGCTCGGTGCCGCATCGGGTGGTGTGCCTGGTCGGGCTCGACGACGGGGTGTTTCCGCGACTGCTCGCCCCGGACGGCGACGACGCGCTCGCCCGCCGCCCGATGACCGGTGAACGCGACGTCCGTTCCGAGGACCGGCAGTTGCTGCTCGACGCCATCTGCGCAGCCACCGAGACCCTGGTGATCACCTATACCGGCGCCGACGAGCACTCCGGTCACGAGCGCCCGCCCGCGGTGCCGCTGGCCGAGTTGCTTGATGCGCTGGACCAGACGACCCAATCCCCGGTGCGCGAACACGTCATGACCAAACACCCGCTGCAGCCGTTCGACCGCCGCAACGTCACACCGGGTGAGCTGGTGCCCGACAAACCCTTCACCTTCGATCCCACCGCGCTGACCGCGGCCGAGGCGGCGGCCGGGAACCGCTGTCCACCAAAGCGGTTCTTAGCCGACGTGCTGCCCGCGCCGCCGCCCGACGACATCGCCCTGGCCGATCTGCTGGAGTTCTTCAAGGACCCGGTCAAGGGTTTCTTCCGCGCGCTGGATTACACGCTGCCGTGGGACGTCGACGCCGTCGAGGACGCGATGCCGGTCGAGATCAGCGCCTTGCAGGAGTGGATCGTCGGCGACCGGATGCTGCACGACATGCTGCGCGGCATCGACGCCCGCACCGCGGCCGAATTCGAGTGGCGGCGCGGCACATTGCCGCCCGGGCGGCTGGGCTGGCGAACAGCCAAGAAGATTCGCGATCGCGCCGCCAAGCTCGCCGAGGCCACCCTGGCGGCACGCCACGGCGATCCGCGCGCCCACGACGTGGCCGTCGACCTCGGCGGCGGCCGCAGCCTCACCGGCACGGTCACCCCGGTTTTCGGGGATCGCATCGTGGAGGTGACCTATTCGAAGCTGGACGGCAGGCATCTGCTGCAATGCTGGCTGCGGCTGCTTGCGCTGGCCGCCGACGAGCCGGGTCGCGCGTGGGCGGCGAGGTGCATAGGACGACGCGATGCGGACGCCGATCGGGTTACGGCACAGACACTTCGGGCGCCGGAAAACGCTGTCGAGATCTTGCGTGAGCTGGCAACGCTGTACGACAAGGGTCGCCGCGAGCCGCTGCCGCTGCCGGTCAAGACGTCGTTCGCCTGGGCCAGGGCCCGCGACTCGGGCACCGACCCGCGAGTATCCGCCCGTCGCCGCTGGGTTACGGCGAACCACTACCGTGGCGAGCACGAAGAGCCAGCCATCGTAACGGCTTTCGGCAAAAATGCGCCACTCGACGTGCTGCTCGGGCCGCCACGCCCGGGTGAGGAGGTGCCCGGCGAGGATACCCGGCTGGGCGCGCTGGCGGCGCGGTTGTGGTCGCCGCTGATCGAGGCGACGGAGGATCCGCGCTGATGGATCGCTTCGACCTGCTGGGGCCGCTGCCCGCGGAAGGCTCCACCACCGTGCTGGAGGCCAGCGCCGGCACCGGCAAGACTTTCGCCCTGGCCGCGCTGGTCACCCGCTATCTCGCCGAGACCGGCATCACCCTCGACGAAATGCTGCTGATCACGTTCAACCGCAACGCGAGCCGTGAACTTCGTGAGCGGGTTCGCGGCCAGATCGTCGAAGCCGTGGCGGCGTTGGAGGGTCGCATGCCGGCCGGCGCCGGCCTGGTCGCACATCTGCTGCGCGGTGGCGATGACGATCGCGCGGTCCGGCGCTGTCGCCTACGTGACGCGCTGGCCAACTTCGATGCGGCGACCATCGCCACCACCCACGAGTTCTGCGGCCGGGTACTCAAATCGCTTGGCGTAGCGGGCGACACAGCCGCCGATGTCAAGCTGCAGGAAAACCTCGACGACTTGGTCACCGAAATCGTCGACGACCTCTACCTCGCGCACTTCGGGTCAGCGGAAAACGACCCTGTGCTGAGCTACCAGCAGGCGCGTGAGCTGGCTCACTGCGTCGTGAACGACCCGTGCGCGCAGCTTCGCCCCCGCGATCCCGACCCCGAATCGGAGGCCGGCATCCGTCTGCGCTTCGCCGCCGACGTGACCCGGGAACTCGACCACCGCAAGCGCCGGCTGCGCATCCTGAGCTACAACGACCTGCTGACCCGGCTCGCGAAAACACTTGAGGCCCAAGACTCTCCGGCCCGCGACCGGATGCGGCGGCGCTGGCGCATCGTGCTGGTCGACGAGTTCCAGGACACCGACCCGATCCAGTGGCAGGTGCTCGAGCGCGCATTCAGCGGGCACGCGACGCTGATCCTGATCGGCGACCCCAAGCAGGCCATCTACGGGTTTCGTGGCGGCGACATCCACACCTACCTCAAAGCGGCCCGCACCGCCGATGCCCGCTACACATTGGGCGTCAACTGGCGCAGCGACAAACCGCTCGTCGACAGCCTGCAAACCGTGCTGCAGGGCGCCGCGCTGGGCCACTCCGGGATCGTCGTGCACGACATCGACGCTCACCACGACGGGCACCGGCTGGCCGGGGCCCCGCACAACGCACCGTTTCGGCTGCGCGTCGTCAAACGCTCAGCGCTCGGCTACGACGCGGACGCCCTCATCCCGATCGCGCGACTACGCCAACACATTCCCGCCGATCTGGCCGCCGACATCGCGGCCCTGTTGGCCAGCGGCGCCACCTATGCCGGTCGCCCGGTGCAGGCCGGAGACATCGCGGTGATTGTCGACCGCCACGAGGACGCCCGCGCCTGCCGCAATGCCCTGACCGCGGCGGGCATTGCGGCGATCTACGGCGGCGACAGCGACGTGTTCGAGTCGCAGGCCGCCAAGGACTGGTTGTGTCTGCTGGAGGCATTCGACGCGCCGCACCGCAGCGGGCTGATCCGCGCTGCCGCGTGCACGTTGTTCTTCGGTGAGACCGCCGAAACCCTGGCCGCCGAGGGTGATGCGCTGACCGACCGGGTGGCCGAAACGCTGCGCGAGTGGGCGGGTCATGCCCGCCGCCGCGGTGTGGCCGCCGTGTTCGAGGCCGCGCAGCGGGCGGGCATGGGCCGACGCGTGCTCGCCGAGCAGGGCGGCGAGCGGCACATGACCGACCTGGCGCACATCGCGCAGCTGCTGCACCAGACGGCGCATCGGGAGCGCTGCAGCCTGCCCGCGCTGCGGGATTGGCTGCGCCGCCAGTGCGATACCCGCGGGCGGGTAACCGAACACAGTCGCCGCTTGGACAGCGACGCCGACGCGGTGCAGATCATGACGGTTTTCGTGGCCAAAGGATTGCAGTTCCCGATCGTGTACCTGCCGTTCGCGTTCAACCGTCACCCGCACAGCAACGAGATCCTGCTCTATCACCACGACGACACCCGTTGCCTCTACATCGGCGGTCCAGATCGCAGCGCCGAACGTGAGACGGCAAAAAGGCTGAACCGGCGTGAGGACGGTCACGATAACCTGCGGGCTACCTACGTCGCGCTCACCCGGGCACAGTCGCAGGTGGTGGCGTGGTGGGCGCCCACCAAAGACGAAGTCAACGGCGGGCTTTCGCGGCTGTTGCGCGGCCGCGACATCGGCGAGCCTGAGGTGCCCGATACCTGTGAACCGGGCATCGCCGACGGCGACGCCTGGACAGTGTTCAAGCGGTGGGAGGCCGCGGGCGGGCCGGCGGTGGAGGAATCGGTGATCGCCTCCCCGCCAG encodes:
- the recC gene encoding exodeoxyribonuclease V subunit gamma; amino-acid sequence: MALHLHRAERTDLLADGLARLLSDPLPDPFAEELVLVSARGVERWLSQRLSHVLGRGRGADGVCAGVAFRSPNSLIAEITGTLDDDPWSPEAMTWPLLEVIDCSLDQPWCAPLAKHLGHFDPEPDEAELRRGRRYSVARRLAGLFASYARQRPQLLIDWLAGITGGIDADLAWQPPLWRALVERADADPPHVRHDKTVARLREGPADLPPRLSLFGHTRLAGTEVELLDALATHHDLHLWLPHPSNDLWRALDSVHGTVPRAEDTSRRCAKHPLLETLGRDLRELQRALPADTASDEFLGGTDKPETLLGWLQSDIAANAVRPEGRTLAADDRSVQVHACHGPARQIDVLREVLLGMLDDDPTLEPRDIVVMCPDIETYAPLIVAGFGLGETAADSHPAHRLRVKLADRALTQTNPLLAVAAELLTIAGTRATASQVLDLAQSPPVRARFGFSDDDLDVITDWVRNANIRWGFDQQHRQPYGLDHIVHNTWRFGLDRILTGVAMSDDSRAWLGTALPLDDVGSDRVELAGRLAEFVNRLHDVVEKLSGAKPLTQWLEALSEGVGKLTESQDAWQQAQLQREFATVLAQAGSRASMLLRLPDVRSLLATELAGRPTRANFRTGMLTVCTMVPMRSVPHRVVCLVGLDDGVFPRLLAPDGDDALARRPMTGERDVRSEDRQLLLDAICAATETLVITYTGADEHSGHERPPAVPLAELLDALDQTTQSPVREHVMTKHPLQPFDRRNVTPGELVPDKPFTFDPTALTAAEAAAGNRCPPKRFLADVLPAPPPDDIALADLLEFFKDPVKGFFRALDYTLPWDVDAVEDAMPVEISALQEWIVGDRMLHDMLRGIDARTAAEFEWRRGTLPPGRLGWRTAKKIRDRAAKLAEATLAARHGDPRAHDVAVDLGGGRSLTGTVTPVFGDRIVEVTYSKLDGRHLLQCWLRLLALAADEPGRAWAARCIGRRDADADRVTAQTLRAPENAVEILRELATLYDKGRREPLPLPVKTSFAWARARDSGTDPRVSARRRWVTANHYRGEHEEPAIVTAFGKNAPLDVLLGPPRPGEEVPGEDTRLGALAARLWSPLIEATEDPR
- the recB gene encoding exodeoxyribonuclease V subunit beta, producing the protein MDRFDLLGPLPAEGSTTVLEASAGTGKTFALAALVTRYLAETGITLDEMLLITFNRNASRELRERVRGQIVEAVAALEGRMPAGAGLVAHLLRGGDDDRAVRRCRLRDALANFDAATIATTHEFCGRVLKSLGVAGDTAADVKLQENLDDLVTEIVDDLYLAHFGSAENDPVLSYQQARELAHCVVNDPCAQLRPRDPDPESEAGIRLRFAADVTRELDHRKRRLRILSYNDLLTRLAKTLEAQDSPARDRMRRRWRIVLVDEFQDTDPIQWQVLERAFSGHATLILIGDPKQAIYGFRGGDIHTYLKAARTADARYTLGVNWRSDKPLVDSLQTVLQGAALGHSGIVVHDIDAHHDGHRLAGAPHNAPFRLRVVKRSALGYDADALIPIARLRQHIPADLAADIAALLASGATYAGRPVQAGDIAVIVDRHEDARACRNALTAAGIAAIYGGDSDVFESQAAKDWLCLLEAFDAPHRSGLIRAAACTLFFGETAETLAAEGDALTDRVAETLREWAGHARRRGVAAVFEAAQRAGMGRRVLAEQGGERHMTDLAHIAQLLHQTAHRERCSLPALRDWLRRQCDTRGRVTEHSRRLDSDADAVQIMTVFVAKGLQFPIVYLPFAFNRHPHSNEILLYHHDDTRCLYIGGPDRSAERETAKRLNRREDGHDNLRATYVALTRAQSQVVAWWAPTKDEVNGGLSRLLRGRDIGEPEVPDTCEPGIADGDAWTVFKRWEAAGGPAVEESVIASPPAVETFSPAAGFEVRHFHREIDTSWRRTSYSALVRESESVDVASEPEVTARDDEMDSVVVTAPAFGPGLASPLAGMPSGAAFGSLVHAVLETADASSADLRSELDAQVRRHVTWWPVEVSAGDLADALVPMHDTPLGPLADELTLRRIGPRDRLRELNFEVPLAGGDLRDAAPDVSLRDVGELLRLHLPADDPLAPYAERLASAPLGGRPLRGYLTGSIDAVLRIPGPRYLVVDYKTTHLGDTAADYRRERLAEAMLHSDYPLQALLYLVVLHRFLRWRQPGYDPERHLGGVLYLFVRGMCGPHTPGCGVFDWQPPAELVVALSDVLDAGRPPA